A single genomic interval of Nomascus leucogenys isolate Asia chromosome 3, Asia_NLE_v1, whole genome shotgun sequence harbors:
- the TBPL1 gene encoding TATA box-binding protein-like protein 1 yields MDADSDVALDILITNVVCVFRTRCHLNLRKIALEGANVIYKRDVGKVLMKLRKPRITATIWSSGKIICTGATSEEEAKFGARRLARSLQKLGFQVIFTDFKVVNVLAVCNMPFEIRLPEFTKNNRPHASYEPELHPAVCYRIKSLRATLQIFSTGSITVTGPNVKAVATAVEQIYPFVFESRKEIL; encoded by the exons ATGGATGCAGACAGTGATGTTGCATTGGACATTCTAATTACAAATGTAGTCTGTGTTTTTAGAACAAGATGTCATTTAAACTTAAGGAAGATTGCTTTGGAAGGAGCAAATGTAATTTATAAACGTGATGTTGGA aaagtATTAATGAAGCTTAGAAAACCTAGAATTACAGCTACAATTTGGTCCTCAGGAAAAATTATTTGCACTGGAGCAACAAG TGAAGAAGAAGCTAAATTTGGTGCCAGACGCTTAGCCCGCAGTCTGCAGAAACTAGGTTTTCAG GTAATATTTACAGATTTTAAGGTTGTTAACGTTCTGGCAGTGTGTAACATGCCATTTGAAATCCGTTTGCCAGAATTCACAAAGAACAATAGACCTCATGCCAG TTACGAACCTGAACTTCATCCTGCTGTGTGCTATCGGATAAAATCTCTAAGAGCTACTTTACAGATTTTTTCGACAGGAAGTATCACAGTAACAG GGCCCAATGTAAAGGCTGTTGCTACTGCTGTGGAACAGATTTACCCATTTGTGTTTGAAAGCAGGAAGGAAATTTTATAA